One part of the Nocardioides zeae genome encodes these proteins:
- a CDS encoding ABC transporter permease: MSDLTAALRPGTSTGGDALPPTAGSTGAPSGGDGAAPSPRRRRRSFSDLAFKYGMVWLLVLLVGWAEWTYPGFTSWGNMQNVLAQNATIGIVAVGMTFVMISGGFDLSVGAIYAGCSVFFAQLALSLPMELAFVLAVAIGATAGLVNGLLVTVLKVNPFVATLGTASVFGGAAFLYSDSSPILNNEPGFEWLGMGKVAGVPVAILVLALVFLVGGFVLSRTVYGRSLYAVGGNAEAARLAGLPVGLLKTSAYVLVGACAGVAGCVIASRLQVGQADIGSTIALDAIAAVVIGGTSLFGGEGAVWRTAVGLLIIAIIRNVSQSRGFDINVESVITGFIIVGAVALDAYARNRRR; encoded by the coding sequence ATGTCTGACCTGACCGCCGCCCTGCGCCCCGGCACGTCCACCGGCGGCGACGCGCTGCCCCCGACCGCCGGCTCGACCGGCGCGCCCTCGGGGGGTGACGGCGCCGCGCCGTCCCCCCGCCGGCGTCGCCGCAGCTTCTCCGACCTCGCCTTCAAGTACGGCATGGTCTGGCTGCTCGTCCTCCTCGTCGGCTGGGCCGAGTGGACGTACCCGGGCTTCACGTCCTGGGGCAACATGCAGAACGTCCTGGCCCAGAACGCGACGATCGGCATCGTGGCCGTCGGCATGACGTTCGTGATGATCTCGGGCGGCTTCGACCTCAGCGTCGGGGCGATCTACGCCGGCTGCTCGGTGTTCTTCGCCCAGCTCGCCCTCTCCCTGCCGATGGAGCTGGCCTTCGTGCTGGCCGTCGCCATCGGTGCCACGGCGGGGCTCGTCAACGGGCTGCTCGTGACCGTCCTCAAGGTCAACCCCTTCGTGGCGACGCTCGGCACGGCCTCGGTCTTCGGCGGCGCCGCGTTCCTCTACTCCGACTCGTCGCCCATCCTCAACAACGAGCCGGGCTTCGAGTGGCTGGGCATGGGCAAGGTGGCCGGGGTCCCGGTGGCCATCCTGGTGCTGGCCCTGGTGTTCCTCGTGGGCGGGTTCGTGCTCTCGCGGACCGTCTACGGCCGCTCGCTCTACGCGGTGGGTGGCAACGCCGAGGCGGCCCGCCTCGCCGGCCTGCCCGTCGGCCTGCTCAAGACCAGCGCCTACGTCCTCGTCGGTGCGTGCGCCGGCGTCGCCGGGTGCGTCATCGCCTCGCGGCTGCAGGTCGGCCAGGCCGACATCGGCAGCACGATCGCGCTGGACGCGATCGCGGCGGTGGTCATCGGCGGCACGTCGCTCTTCGGCGGCGAGGGTGCGGTGTGGCGCACGGCCGTGGGCCTGCTGATCATCGCGATCATCCGCAACGTCTCGCAGTCCCGCGGGTTCGACATCAACGTCGAGTCCGTCATCACCGGCTTCATCATCGTCGGTGCGGTCGCGCTCGACGCCTACGCACGCAACCGGCGTCGGTGA